In Streptomyces sp. NBC_01408, one DNA window encodes the following:
- the rpsN gene encoding 30S ribosomal protein S14 produces MAKKSKIARNERRKAVVERYAARRAELKEVLRRPSSTGAERTGALAELRRQPRDASATRVRNRDGVDGRPRGHLRKFGLSRVRMREQAHAGLLPGVTKSSW; encoded by the coding sequence ATGGCGAAGAAGAGCAAGATCGCCCGGAATGAGCGGCGCAAGGCGGTCGTCGAGCGCTACGCCGCCCGGCGCGCCGAGCTGAAGGAGGTGCTGCGCCGCCCGTCCTCGACCGGGGCCGAGCGCACCGGCGCCCTGGCGGAGCTGCGCAGGCAGCCCCGCGACGCCAGCGCGACCCGCGTGCGCAACCGGGACGGCGTGGACGGCCGCCCCCGCGGGCACCTGCGCAAGTTCGGCCTCTCCCGTGTCCGCATGCGCGAGCAGGCCCACGCCGGACTCCTCCCCGGAGTCACCAAGTCCTCCTGGTAG
- a CDS encoding type B 50S ribosomal protein L31, giving the protein MKPGIHPAYGPVVFRDKAADFAFLTRSTATSDKTVEWEDGNTYPVIDVEISSQSHPFYTGTARVLDTAGRVERFERRYGGTA; this is encoded by the coding sequence ATGAAGCCCGGAATCCACCCCGCCTACGGCCCCGTCGTCTTCCGTGACAAGGCCGCCGACTTCGCCTTCCTCACCCGCTCCACCGCCACCAGCGACAAGACGGTCGAGTGGGAGGACGGCAACACCTACCCCGTCATCGACGTGGAGATCTCCTCGCAGAGCCACCCCTTCTACACCGGCACCGCCCGCGTCCTGGACACCGCCGGGCGCGTCGAGCGCTTCGAGCGCCGCTACGGGGGCACGGCATGA
- a CDS encoding alpha/beta fold hydrolase, whose amino-acid sequence MTNKNSTSPARLVPPIGGFQEIEGRRIFVHRSGSGGPAVVFLPGASAVGLDYFGVQQGVSQFTTAVVYDRGGTGYSDPLPLPRTAAAVATELHELLRAQDIAAPYVLVPHSLGGLYAHRFAQLYPKDVAGLVWLDAIHRDWDDFMPPAACLAAVEQMGPDREQLEQMRPALREMRSELLADYPEHMRQALVDAKASDEWTQVGIAERTNLTGLATELRAGPNVPDVPLVALTVVGTDPGQQALTPERTLREMHEGRTRMDAALVSAVSHGEQRIISDTSHHRLCFDRPDAVVRAIRDVVDRARL is encoded by the coding sequence ATGACGAACAAAAACAGCACTTCCCCGGCTCGGCTCGTCCCGCCGATCGGAGGTTTCCAGGAGATCGAAGGCCGCCGCATCTTCGTGCACCGGTCGGGCAGTGGCGGACCGGCCGTGGTGTTCCTGCCGGGCGCGAGCGCGGTCGGCCTGGACTATTTCGGTGTCCAGCAGGGGGTTTCCCAGTTCACCACCGCCGTTGTGTACGACCGCGGCGGCACGGGATACAGCGATCCCCTTCCGCTGCCGCGCACCGCCGCCGCGGTCGCCACGGAACTGCACGAGCTGCTGCGCGCCCAGGACATCGCCGCCCCGTACGTTCTGGTGCCGCACTCCCTCGGCGGCCTCTACGCGCACCGGTTCGCGCAGCTGTACCCGAAGGACGTGGCCGGGCTGGTCTGGCTGGACGCCATCCACCGCGACTGGGACGACTTCATGCCTCCCGCGGCGTGTCTGGCCGCGGTCGAGCAGATGGGACCCGATCGGGAGCAGCTGGAACAGATGCGTCCGGCCCTGCGCGAGATGAGGTCCGAGTTGCTCGCGGACTACCCGGAGCACATGCGGCAGGCGCTGGTCGATGCCAAGGCGAGCGACGAATGGACGCAGGTCGGCATCGCCGAGCGCACCAATCTGACCGGACTCGCCACCGAACTGCGGGCCGGGCCGAACGTTCCCGACGTCCCGCTGGTCGCCCTCACCGTGGTCGGCACCGACCCCGGCCAGCAGGCGCTGACGCCGGAGCGGACGTTGCGAGAGATGCACGAAGGCCGCACGAGAATGGACGCGGCCCTGGTGAGCGCGGTCTCGCACGGGGAACAGCGCATCATCTCCGACACCAGCCACCACCGGCTCTGCTTCGACCGCCCCGATGCCGTGGTCCGCGCGATCCGCGACGTCGTCGACCGAGCTCGCCTCTAG
- the rpmG gene encoding 50S ribosomal protein L33 codes for MARNEVRPVIKLRSTAGTGYTYVTRKNRRNDPDRMVLRKFDPVVRRHVDFREER; via the coding sequence ATGGCACGCAACGAAGTACGACCGGTCATCAAGCTCCGCTCCACCGCGGGGACCGGCTACACCTACGTCACCCGCAAGAACCGGCGTAACGACCCGGACCGGATGGTGCTGCGAAAGTTCGACCCGGTCGTCCGCCGGCACGTCGACTTCCGCGAAGAGCGCTGA
- the rpmB gene encoding 50S ribosomal protein L28 — MSAHCQLTGAQPGFGNTISHSHRRTSRRFDPNIQRKRYWLAGEGRYVRLTLSAKAIKTVDVIGVEAAVARIRARGVKV; from the coding sequence GTGTCCGCCCACTGCCAACTGACCGGAGCCCAGCCCGGCTTCGGCAACACCATCTCCCACTCCCACCGGCGCACCTCCCGCCGCTTCGACCCCAACATCCAGCGCAAGCGCTACTGGCTGGCCGGTGAGGGCCGGTACGTCCGCCTGACGCTGAGCGCGAAGGCGATCAAGACCGTCGACGTGATCGGCGTCGAGGCGGCCGTGGCCCGGATCAGGGCCCGGGGGGTGAAGGTCTGA
- the rpsR gene encoding 30S ribosomal protein S18, with translation MARRPAPHKPLKSRPNPLHAAKITYIDYKDTDLLRKFISDRGKIRSRRITRVTAQQQRQIATAIKNAREMALLPYVSR, from the coding sequence ATGGCACGCCGTCCGGCCCCCCACAAGCCGCTGAAGTCCCGCCCCAACCCGCTGCACGCGGCGAAGATCACCTACATCGACTACAAGGACACCGACCTGCTGCGGAAGTTCATCTCCGACCGCGGGAAGATCCGCAGCCGCCGCATCACCCGCGTGACGGCCCAGCAGCAGCGGCAGATCGCCACGGCGATCAAGAACGCCCGCGAAATGGCCCTGCTCCCCTACGTCAGCCGGTAG
- a CDS encoding serine hydrolase codes for MLLPVNRRLAVSATALLALLATAAPVTVAHAAPARPAAAAQAPVPAADLEALAQALKNTTDAGAPGAMVRLTGPSGVLTRTTGVRDKATGAAMDTKARFRIGSVSKTFSSVVLLQLVAEKKIDLDTSVNRYLPGLLPDDRITVRHLLTHRSGLADYTDAMFAQTVPGFEAVRNKVFTYQELVDLSLAEPRTTEPGAAYKYSNANFVVVGMLIEKATGNKLAKEYDRRIIKRLGLRNTSYVHPGTTIKGLHTRGYLHPDEEGAPLVDSTEQTVSWAQSAGAVISNAADLNTFTSALLGGRLLSPSMLDAMITVTPTDTTNTRFYGLGLRRYDLSCGTSVYGHTGTVQGFYTYAFATRDGRRSLAAMANTSNRGTANTALGGTLEAAFCGKQPVKPTARGFAVTAPAEVDLPEHNAR; via the coding sequence ATGCTTCTGCCCGTCAACCGACGTCTGGCCGTCAGCGCCACCGCCCTGCTGGCCCTGCTGGCCACCGCGGCGCCGGTGACCGTCGCGCACGCCGCGCCGGCCCGCCCGGCCGCGGCAGCGCAGGCCCCCGTGCCTGCTGCCGACCTCGAGGCCCTGGCCCAGGCGCTGAAGAACACGACCGACGCCGGCGCTCCGGGTGCCATGGTGCGCCTCACCGGCCCGAGCGGTGTCCTCACCCGGACGACGGGGGTACGCGACAAGGCCACGGGCGCGGCCATGGACACCAAGGCCCGCTTCCGGATCGGCAGCGTCAGCAAGACCTTCTCCTCCGTCGTGCTGCTCCAGCTGGTGGCCGAGAAGAAGATCGACCTGGACACCTCCGTCAACCGCTACCTGCCGGGCCTGCTGCCCGACGACCGGATCACGGTGCGGCACCTGCTGACCCACCGCAGCGGGCTGGCGGACTACACGGACGCCATGTTCGCGCAGACCGTGCCCGGGTTCGAGGCCGTGCGGAACAAGGTGTTCACCTACCAGGAGCTGGTCGACCTGTCGCTGGCCGAGCCGCGGACGACCGAGCCCGGCGCGGCGTACAAGTACTCGAACGCCAACTTCGTCGTCGTCGGCATGCTCATCGAGAAGGCCACCGGCAACAAGCTGGCCAAGGAGTACGACCGGCGCATCATCAAGCGCCTGGGCCTGCGCAACACCTCGTACGTCCACCCCGGCACCACCATCAAGGGGCTGCACACCCGCGGTTACCTCCACCCGGACGAGGAGGGCGCGCCGCTGGTGGACTCCACCGAGCAGACGGTGTCGTGGGCCCAGTCCGCCGGGGCGGTCATCTCCAACGCGGCCGATCTGAACACCTTCACGTCCGCGCTGCTCGGCGGCCGGCTGCTGTCCCCGTCGATGCTGGACGCCATGATCACCGTGACTCCGACCGACACCACGAACACCCGCTTCTACGGGCTCGGCCTGCGCCGCTACGACCTCTCCTGCGGCACCTCGGTCTACGGGCACACGGGCACCGTGCAGGGCTTCTACACCTACGCCTTCGCCACCCGGGACGGCCGCCGCAGCCTCGCCGCGATGGCGAACACCTCGAACAGGGGCACCGCGAACACGGCCCTCGGCGGCACCCTCGAAGCCGCGTTCTGCGGTAAGCAGCCCGTGAAGCCCACCGCCCGCGGCTTCGCGGTCACGGCTCCGGCCGAGGTGGACCTGCCGGAGCACAACGCGCGCTGA
- a CDS encoding GTP-binding protein: protein MTLPVVIVGGLHRDARKEVVDRLLHSVPGSVALHHDLSTAPAGTVLRLVREASGELSRGEAPLVNDCACCALREDLVPELERLAAAGSARLAVVELWDSVEPRAMAEVVAAHGADALDLTGVITAVDPALVLPCLANGDDLAEVGLAAAASDQRTVGDTWARQLEYAPVLALVDSEDADEEDRALLTQLHPTARQVSSGSRELVHAAFAGFDVESAGAAQHPACARLPQEADEAGVTTFVWHRRRPFHPERLYAALEDLSCAAARSRGRFWLADRPDTLLAWDAAGGALCVENAGPWLASLPDAAWEMVAPMRRAAAALDWHPEHGDCCQHLVFTSPGLDRDGLAQLLESCLLTDAEYTAGREAWKRLPAAFDSLLDPVS, encoded by the coding sequence ATGACCCTGCCCGTCGTCATCGTCGGCGGACTGCACCGGGACGCCCGCAAGGAGGTCGTGGACCGCCTGCTGCACTCCGTACCGGGCAGCGTCGCCCTCCACCACGACCTGTCCACGGCCCCGGCGGGCACGGTCCTGCGGCTGGTGCGCGAGGCCTCGGGCGAGCTGTCCCGCGGCGAGGCCCCCCTCGTCAACGACTGCGCCTGCTGCGCGCTGCGCGAGGACCTGGTCCCCGAACTGGAGCGGCTGGCCGCCGCCGGCTCGGCCCGGCTCGCCGTCGTCGAACTCTGGGACTCCGTCGAACCCAGGGCGATGGCCGAGGTCGTCGCCGCGCACGGCGCCGACGCCCTCGACCTCACCGGTGTGATCACCGCGGTCGACCCGGCGCTGGTCCTGCCCTGCCTCGCCAACGGCGACGACCTGGCCGAGGTGGGCCTCGCCGCGGCCGCCTCCGACCAGCGGACGGTCGGGGACACCTGGGCGCGGCAGCTGGAGTACGCCCCCGTCCTGGCCCTCGTCGACAGCGAGGACGCCGACGAAGAGGACCGCGCCCTGCTCACTCAGCTCCACCCGACCGCCCGCCAGGTGTCCTCCGGGTCCCGAGAGCTCGTCCACGCGGCCTTCGCCGGCTTCGACGTGGAATCGGCGGGCGCCGCCCAGCACCCGGCCTGTGCCCGGCTGCCCCAGGAGGCCGACGAGGCGGGGGTCACCACATTCGTCTGGCACCGCCGCCGCCCCTTCCACCCCGAACGCCTCTACGCGGCCCTGGAGGACCTCAGCTGCGCAGCCGCCCGCAGCCGCGGGCGCTTCTGGCTCGCCGACCGCCCCGACACCCTGCTGGCCTGGGACGCGGCGGGCGGCGCGCTGTGCGTGGAGAACGCGGGACCCTGGCTGGCCTCCCTGCCGGACGCCGCCTGGGAGATGGTGGCCCCGATGCGCAGGGCGGCCGCCGCGCTGGACTGGCATCCCGAGCACGGGGACTGCTGCCAGCACCTCGTCTTCACCTCACCCGGTCTCGACCGGGACGGCCTGGCACAGCTCCTGGAGTCCTGCCTGCTCACGGACGCCGAGTACACCGCCGGCCGCGAGGCCTGGAAGAGGCTTCCCGCCGCCTTCGACTCCCTCCTCGACCCCGTCTCCTGA
- a CDS encoding MerR family transcriptional regulator: protein MTTLHEDPRRTVLTISQLAATAGVTVRTVRHYHHVGLLPEPERDASGYRRYSAQAAVDLIRIRTLADAGVPLARIDALLHAQPTEFAAAVTDIDAALERRIDELTGYRRRIAELNSGERLVLPPEVVAILDRMRGLGVSERRVRLERDAWILMQALDPQVMPQRIRDKNAGFDDPETTRLYLACDESVDWDPYDPRLDRLIDDLDAWEVEHARDSSRPGYLKLVSSRISEASPAWRRIIEALAHRAERRRTAGHDS from the coding sequence ATGACCACGTTGCACGAAGACCCGAGGCGGACGGTGCTCACGATCAGCCAGCTCGCGGCTACCGCCGGCGTGACCGTGCGCACCGTTCGTCACTACCACCACGTCGGCCTGTTGCCCGAGCCCGAGCGCGATGCCTCCGGCTACCGCCGGTACAGCGCACAAGCGGCGGTGGATCTCATCCGGATCAGGACCCTCGCCGATGCCGGGGTGCCACTGGCCCGTATCGACGCGCTGCTGCACGCACAACCGACCGAGTTCGCCGCAGCCGTCACCGACATCGACGCCGCACTGGAGCGCAGGATCGACGAGCTCACCGGATACCGCCGCCGGATCGCCGAACTGAACAGCGGCGAAAGGCTTGTCCTGCCCCCCGAGGTGGTCGCCATCCTGGACCGGATGCGCGGTCTCGGGGTCAGCGAACGGAGGGTACGACTCGAGCGCGACGCGTGGATCCTGATGCAGGCACTGGACCCGCAGGTCATGCCGCAGCGGATACGGGACAAGAACGCCGGCTTCGACGACCCCGAGACGACGCGCCTGTACCTCGCCTGTGATGAATCAGTCGACTGGGATCCGTACGATCCACGCCTGGACCGGCTCATCGACGACCTCGACGCATGGGAGGTCGAACACGCACGGGACAGCAGCCGGCCGGGGTACCTCAAGCTGGTCTCTTCCCGGATCTCCGAGGCATCACCGGCATGGCGACGCATCATCGAGGCGCTCGCCCACCGCGCCGAGCGGCGCCGAACCGCCGGGCACGACAGCTGA